The nucleotide sequence ggaggaagaggaggaggaggaggaggagaagaagaaaacgaaggaggagaaggaggagaaggaggaagaGAAAGAATctaaagttgtttaaaaagtgggtacaagttaaaactatTTGAAAAAGTGGGTATACGTTAAATGGAGCGACCAAATAAGGCGCCCCATGTAATTTTTACATTGACGGGTTAATAACCAGCCCAACCTTGAGCAAGTTGGGCGGGTCATTTGAGCTTGAGCCAAATTTGATAGcctacaaaaaatatatattactaAATTGAAGTTGTAACTTGGGACAATCATGAAATAGAAGCTACCATCTTAAGGCCAGGATCTATTTTCTCTCTAGACGGGTCCTCGtctaacaatcaagaacaagagATCTACAACATGCATTTGCATTCAAGAAAACCAACCCGAAGATAGAGGCTCAATAAAATGAGTTAATCGAAGTTCTGAGGGAGACTGAAAGGCGCAAATTCAGCTAAAATATCTTTAGCTTGTTTACTGCTCCATGCATTTTTTTAACAACTTTTCACCATACTTGAACTCCTATTAACACCATTATTGTTATCTAATCTTGATTGATTATTTCCCAAGATTGTCTCAAGTTCACTTGGCCTGCATGGTAATGTCACTGCACCTTCATGATCAAAACCATACTCCTCAGCAGCTTGTTCCAATAGCCTCAAGAATGAAGGGTGTGTTAAACAACTCAATGGCACCACAAATCTCTTCTTCAACTCATCTTCATCAGCTGCAATCACTGCAAAATGCCCTTCTTTAACGTCTTCTGGAACGTTGCATGAACGCGGAATGGTTCGTGCATCAAACTCTGCTGCAAGTTTCTTCACCAATGAAAGACTCCTTTGTAACTTCTCCACCACTATTTTCAGATTCActatcttgttctttttcttcccATTGGTTCTAGCATTTGCCATTATGAtaaaacaataaaatattttattttttcttttgatattttGATGCTAGGGTTGAAGGCTTTTGTAGGGTTTTCTTTTGTGTGTCTTTTCTAAGTATGTTACCTAGCTTATATATAGTGTACGAGTAAGAAGGCAGAGTTGAGAGATAAGGTCGAAAAAAGGACTTAGTTGGACCAACTTTGGTGTAAATATGGGGAGACCAAAGCATGTGAATGAAGTTCTATATCACCTATGAAACGTCCTCTCAATACATAATTAGAACATGTAGGTCCTAATATATACCTCCAATTGTATATTGAGACTAGTTTTTCAGTTTCCCTATCCAGCAATTTTCCATTTTAGTACGAAATATTTCTTTCCTACTTAATAATTGGTTCTTACTTAATTAATCACTATCAGCAGTGGAGGAGACGTACCTTAATGACATTTTCCTCATATATTCGCGTAAAAAGCATTTTCTTTAAAGAATTAGGGATCTTTAGAAAAATATCTTGTTAGATTCATTGTTGATATTTTCTAATtagtatacataaattatacactaattatatagggttatacacatattatatgtTAATTATACATACATCATACATGTGCCGGTTATTTTTAACTTAAACAATTGAGTGGACGACACTAACCATgtaatatatttgagttattcgGATTATATGAAAATAatcttaaaacataaattttctctattaaatatagataatcattggatattaattaagaaacactacatgaaaaagatTAACCATTTCTCAAATTCTAGAtataattctatttttcttttttcataccATTCTcgccggtgtcattggatcctaaaattAGTCGGGAAGCAAAATAACAACTCATATCTATGACAAAACAAACAAATGTTGAGACTATGAATGACTCTTTAGATACGACTTGACTCTTTtattactacttgaactcttattttgtGTGttaatatctttcaaaaattatttctattttaaaatttcagtttctaaaacattacttttaaataataatttattttataataatgtaagtaaaaatattatccttaattcaaaactcattttagtcggctatttaaaaattttaaaaattgtttaggcAGTAAATTTTTTCTccagtatgactccattttgatatttggcATTAACCATATTAAATATCCGTGTTATTTGAAtgatatgtaaataaccttaaattttaaaccttctaaataacAGTTAGATATTAATTACGAAACAgtacatgaaaaaagactaacattttctcaaatctcgtagtgataattttatttttgcatcatTCTCATTGGTGTTATTAgaacctaaaaatagccaaaaagtgaaataataactcgtatttatgtcaaagcacaaaggttgacacaaTATGAACGATTCTTTGGTTACGACATGACTGTTTTAttacgacttgaactcttatttggtatgttgttatcttttaaaaaatatttttattttgatatatatatatatatatatatatattatctttataatgatgcaagtgaagacattatccttaatttaaaattcactttagtTGGCTATTTAAGAATTTAAATGATACTTTAGCCGGTGAAATTTTATTTCAATATAACGTTGTTttgagtttatcgatatctctagccacaGATTTTGAATTTGGAATACCCTATATACAGAGGTGGATCTAGGATGTATACTTTATGGATTCAATTTTTAAGGTTTTggcattgaactcattatattttcaGAGTTATgtgttcatatctactatttttataattttaagaattttttacatataaatttttgctCAGCATGAAAATTTATTGGTTCAGTTGAACCTGTTGTCAACACTCTACATCTACCTCTgcctatatatataatatacaaacTTTTTGtcctttgaatcattaaatgttaaattagttaaCTTTTATTATATAACATTGCATATATTTCCTTGAAATTGCCAAATAGTTTTTTCTTGACATCATACTtagcttaacctcaatgcaaactactcaaattgcatttaTATTCAGATTCAGATATCATATCAATTtgttagtaataataattttttaaaaacgagacacaatgtaaattaaaaaaaatatatattctaagatatccttgtcttataatctatgtatttgagttcaaaaaaatatttaaaatcgaTGATATCAACTTCCAAATTTTTTATACTTAACATAGATGAAACAGAAGAAGAAATTCGTTTTCATCTCTTATTTCTGGTTTTTAGATTTCTTATACATTTTtctctatatttattttcttttatcttattttttatgtctttcttttttcttttttatttacaaaaaataatttatttctcTATAAAAGGACGTGTTTAAATAGAAATTGTCTACATAAGAActctatttatatttttagtctttagttgaatttcttcatatttttcttttgtctttatctAATCAACCAAAATAAGTGCTCGCCTTACCACTTAAATGAAAAAATTGAataatgtataatttatatataatccatatataatatgtgtataatcgtttGTTGTCAGTATATCATCTATggatattagctataaaaagtaaacaataaatctggccagatatttatgtaaatatttcaTAAGATTTTGGTTTCTTAATTTTATCCATGATGTGACttatattataataatttaaaaattctattaaaattcaaaaatatcttatccttttatttttaaaattacataatattttaaaagataattccattttgaaataatttgtttacattttaaaaaaatattttatatcatatcgattttttttaaaatatactttTTTTACACATGAAAATTGCTATAGAAACTATTAATTAGAAACCGATGTCCCTCTTGTtgaatttgagaaaaataaatttttacataatctagtgattcaaaactaatattcttcaaccaAAAAATATTAAACCCTTGCAATGTTGGCTTGACTGCAACTAAATGAAGAGGTTTCAGCCTATACTCTTCAATTTCTAGTAGgtgctaaattaaaattaatgataggtttttcattgttatttgtttgatgtccatttatacatattgactcttcaaacaaacgtttttcaaaaaggaaaaaataattttttttaatattgactgatttttgagtgatgtttctttctccagcatgtaggtttacttcattatatatgtaagcaaacttttattcgatttttaaactcttttttgttatctgGATAACcatagacgtgtaccctatatgttacatttattttaaaagaaattcaatttATTCAAatctatttatatttttttaaagaactATTGTGATGACCGTCATcacttgttttataaataaattcTGCGTTCTGAGGCCATAAAATATactttcagcatcacctcgatttgtgtgagTAGTCCCGCATAGACGaaaagccaatatgtgaaaatctgtgaaaataatgaattttgattttaaaatgaatttaagttgacttcggccaacattttgggtaaacggactcggacccgtaatttgacggtcccggagggtccgtaggaaaatataggacttgggcatatgccggAAATCatattccgaggtcccaagcccgagaaatgaatttttgaagaaaaatattttctgaaatatttatgagtttttggaaatgaaatgtgtttaaaattcgatggtatcagacccgtatttttgtttcggagctcggtacatgtcttatatgtgatttaagatgagtctgtgaaatttggtaagaaacggacttaaaatgacgtgaatcggaccatatttgagaaaattggaaaattttgaagttcttaggtgatttcatgattttgatgctaaattcataattgttgatgttattttggcgatttgatcgcacaagcaagtccgtagggtgtttttgaggtagtgtacatgtttggttttgagcctcaagggctcgggtgagtttcggataggtctcGGAAGGTTTTTGAACTTAAGAAAAATTGCAAAACTGTTGTTTCTGATGCACAGGCCCTCTGTGCTTCGTTATCATGAAGCCTATCACACGATCGCGAAAGGGAAAGTTGGTCGGGGTGAAATTGTTATATGCGAACGCGAGGTAAGGGACGCGAACGCGGAGAACTGGGGGGTTGCTCTACGCGAactatggctgtccaacgggacgggaccaAATTAACGGGACGAGACAACATTTAAGCGGGATGGAGGCGGGACGGGACAAAACGGGAtgggacaaacgggacgaaacgttcgtcccatcccgtcccgctaacaaacgggatgggacgggatgggACAGGACGGAACGGAACGAGATGAGACGGGTTCGTGGGCCTtaagtgtaattttttttaaaaaaaatatctagtTTTTTGAAATTTActatgtttttaaagtttgcaatggctagatttttgacttatttaataaacttaaattttactatgttaaaatgaaaattagaaaactaagtaaagaattataaaatattaaaacaaaagacttgtaatgaaatattctagtaattataaatttataatagagttataatttatttaatataatttcaaagtattaactattaagtaactaagacaattcataaataaaattcaacgcttagagccttttattttattaatagaactttcaaatctcaaatacaaatataattcttttgaagagcacctaatctacgcagccaccttctaggaagggttctgtttgaactaaggctcttagtagccaattacaaattatcatactaatatttgtaagctcctatatagcttctttgtaacttatcaataatatctctcggacATTCTGTTGGAATTGGCAATgctgattgatgttccatgagctccatgccgtcatcgctcccagtggttagtatctcattgtattcttcttcttccctagtggttaatttttcaaaaccaagatttcttctttctgcattaatccaatctctgaataatacggaaatctctagtctttcctccgctaatgaatgtctatgatctccaatttgaaatctttccacgctaaaagcactctccgatgctactgatgatgcttgaatagccagGATATCTCGGACCAtaattgaaagtgttggaaaagcctTGCCACGCTCCCTCCACCATGGCAAAAGTTGTTCCttgccttcttcgtctttaatatttttcaatccttgattaagataagaatcaagttcatcatcaatagaggaatcaaaacctgttatatcatccatatcttcTCATAAAACTTTTGCTCTAGACTTAGAAGTACAAGGAGCAGTTTCACAACCAGTTGtatccatagatttatatttatcaaacattgatctagcATAAGAATATATGCTAGCTTGGCAGttttcgagagatggttgttcattttcttgaatttctaaattcttataaattttacgaacaagtccctttgcacctcttagttttaaagatgggttaagtagagtagaaattaaataaactttgggaatagggaaaaaatactttttaaattttaaaatcatttctttaatggccggtgcataagttggatttgttttatacttaccaaatacaacagaattccacaaatataccataatatttgtgtaacagTAGGATAATGTATACCAGAAAATTGTTTTGTAGCAtaataaaatttttctaaaaatttagtaAGCTCTCTGATCTCATCCCAATCAGAATCAACAATTTGATCAACAGGGTgagcattatgcatattaaatactttttggataggcacccgataatcataagcaactttaagcatttcataagtagaattccacctagtacaaacatcttttggaacttttctaaatggaaggttaGCACTAGCACATTGTTGAGCAAATTCACGAATTCTACTTTGTTTATGAGCACGAAAAATATAGCCacaagcatgttgtattttactacaagcatcagaaaataaattaagaccatcttttacaaccaagttaaaaatatggcatgcacatctaacatgaaaaattgttGGATTAATTGGACAAAGAAGCTATTTGCTGCGGTTGTGTTAGAAGAAAcattatctaaggtgatagttaaaactttattaatgagtccataaaaattaagtatttgtagaacagtagttgcaatatatgctccagtgtgttttgaatcaacaaatttataaccaataatacgtttttgaaagttccagtgatgatcaacccaatgacatgtaacagttaaataatcaaAGCCACTATGACTacgacctatatcagatgtgatagacactttacaatctaagtgaaaaaatagacaacgaatatactgaagatattcggtttgaaatttaaaaacatcatttctaactgtggtcttaggaaaaccttgaaaagcagggttataagtttcttgtatataatgcacaaaagtAGGGTGAGAAGGGAAAGTAAAAGGTAAGCCACATACAACCaccatttttgctaagttctcacgatctctatctttgttatatttGCATAAAACATGACCAGAAGCAGGGtcaagttgttgttgaatttgattAGAACCAGATCCACTAGGAGTGTCAGTACTGATGGTAGGATCTATAATTTTTCCGGCTTCTATGTTAGCTTGTATCCATAAAGATTTGTGATCCCTTATTAAGTGTCTACTTAAACCCCCCATCCCACCACTTGTTGTGTGTGCAAATACTTGCTTACATTTTTCACATATAGCACGATGATTgactttatcatgtttaaaaaATTTCCATACAAGTGATGTTTTGGGACGTTCAGCCTTAGGCTTACCCCTTACAGGGGGTACAAGGGTAAAGCTCCAGACTGAGATTGACTCTGAGTTGGAGCTTGTGTTGCGGGACTAGTGGGTAtttcatctaattcttcttcctcattttcttcatcctcattttcttcatcctcaaaaaaatatcattgccaaattgtctttgtaaagtttcatgatctaaTTGTTCTCCGACATGAACATCATAAAATGTGGGGGGTTGGgaaaatgaagtttcatcaacatgagtcatttcatcaATATGCTTTCTAATTCTAGGTCTAGGAGAAGGGTtaggattaggattactactactttcacctttattattttttttactgcttttaaaaaaataccaaatacatttgtaggtgccataatttaaatacaaaattaaattaaaaaagctAACACAAATATTAAACacacaaatgaaatacgaaaatataacacgtaaagtaaacacaaaaattaagcactaaaatgatacgcaaaaattatatattaaaattaggagatggaatgagtgcaccgtgattaaatattgaaacttgaagaaattgcccaaaatattgctccaaatacttgacgaattaatttgaagcttgaaagttgTTCCAAAAAATTTGCCCAAATACTTGaaagttgaaacttgaaagttatgacttgatagttgatagttgatagttgatacttgatagtaacaaaattgaaagaatattagaatgtaagagatttgagagagaagattattttttgtgggaaaaaatgaagaagaatggggggtatttatagtagaaaatagggccaaagtgtaatttaataaacttaggggttatattaaaagtttggggggggggggtaggggcTGTTTGGACCGTTGGCaacgactatttttgcaatttaagccgttgcccaacggctagttttttttttaaaaaaaactagcaGGACGGGACGTGACCTGGACGGAActgtcccgtcccgttggacagccataacGCGAACACAACCCATTtcccgcgaacgcgtagtgtaaaTGGGGGGCTGGTCTAGGGAAATGATCGTTCTTCTATGCGAACACGTGCACaggcccgcgaacgcgaaggtcagggggccaacccttcgcgaacgcgtaagttCACGTTTGTCAGCTCCGCGATCGCGACAGtgttcacgcgaacgcgatgaacactgtcgcccagtcaTTTAAACAGTGACAGAAACGCGATTTAACCCCaaaattcataacttcttcttccaaactccaaattgggcaaattttttgaaagagaacttcaccacaaattcataggtatgtaatcttagattcattttcttcaattttcattaacgCCCATTAGAGTtttaggcctaaatcatgttcttaagggtagataattagggatttgggtagagttagggctttttctataaatggaatttagacctcgttttggggtcggatttcaaaacgaattacatattcgggctcgtgggtgatcgggttttggtccgaacctcgtgttttgatcaagcgggctcggggtcgatttttgacttttcgggaagaatgataggaaatctataattaagcattggaattgaattgtgtagcgttta is from Nicotiana tabacum cultivar K326 chromosome 18, ASM71507v2, whole genome shotgun sequence and encodes:
- the LOC107788445 gene encoding auxin-responsive protein SAUR50, coding for MANARTNGKKKNKIVNLKIVVEKLQRSLSLVKKLAAEFDARTIPRSCNVPEDVKEGHFAVIAADEDELKKRFVVPLSCLTHPSFLRLLEQAAEEYGFDHEGAVTLPCRPSELETILGNNQSRLDNNNGVNRSSSMVKSC